Genomic DNA from Sporomusaceae bacterium FL31:
TACAACGCGTCATAGGGACACGTCATCAGCCGCTAATTACCTTTCGACTACTACCAATTACGCATTAGATAAAGAGATATTTGGGGCAGAAATTACTCTTTCTAATGGGCTTTTATCGCAATGCAATAATCTGATTTATATTATCACATATTCGTAACACTGTCAAGAATATTAGTAAAAATAATTTTCTAAGCAGCAATTAATGCCTTTTTGGCGTGCCTGATTTGGGCCGTCTCTTAGAACGTTCAGGACTCAGCTTCATATTCGCATCAAACAGCCGGCTGTGCGCAACTTGCTTAGCTGCAATTTGTAATTTGAGGCTCTTCTCAAATCGTTCAATGATTTCCTTTTCCTGCCGCGCGACAATTGAAACTGCTGTTCCTTTGCGCCCAGCCCGGCCAGTCCGGCCAACGCGATGGAGATAAAGCTGCGCATCATCTGGCAGATCCAAATTAACGACAACATCAACGCCGGCAATATCCAAGCCGCGCGCCGCTACATCAGAGGCAACTAACAATTGAACTCTACCGGCACGAAAATCATCAATAGCCTTTTTACGGTCCAGCTTATCAGAGCCGCCATGCAGACCCGCTGCTTTTAAACCAATATAATTGAGCTTGGCAGTGGTAATTTCGATATCATCACTTTTATTCACAAAGACCAAACCCCGCTCCACTTTCATAGCGTTTACCAGTTTACGCAGTTCTTCAATTTTATCCCGGTGTTCGGTGGTCACATACATATGATTGATATCTGGCTTTACATCGGCTGTGCCAATCGCTTTAACCATTTCATACTCTTCCAGAAACTCTTTGGCCCTCTCAATTGTTTTTGTCGGTATGGTGGCTGAAAACAACAGCATTTTTCGATCACGCTGGGTAGCCTTAATGACAGCTTTAACGCTGTTAATATTTTGATCATCAAGCAGGCGGTCTGCTTCGTCCAATACGATCATTTTAATGGTTTGAGCTGAAATCTTTCTTTTTTGGATCAGCTCTAAAATCCGTCCGCTCGAACCTACAATGATATGCG
This window encodes:
- the rhlE gene encoding DEAD/DEAH box helicase, with translation MSEAFVQLGLSAPLATALQKVDITVPTAIQAQVVPLVLAGKNVIGQSATGTGKTLAYLLPILQNIDTNKREIQAMVLAPTYELAIQIQRQIELLVQHSGLAIQAAPMIGNVNIARQIEKLKDKPHIIVGSSGRILELIQKRKISAQTIKMIVLDEADRLLDDQNINSVKAVIKATQRDRKMLLFSATIPTKTIERAKEFLEEYEMVKAIGTADVKPDINHMYVTTEHRDKIEELRKLVNAMKVERGLVFVNKSDDIEITTAKLNYIGLKAAGLHGGSDKLDRKKAIDDFRAGRVQLLVASDVAARGLDIAGVDVVVNLDLPDDAQLYLHRVGRTGRAGRKGTAVSIVARQEKEIIERFEKSLKLQIAAKQVAHSRLFDANMKLSPERSKRRPKSGTPKRH